The following are encoded together in the Pedobacter sp. D749 genome:
- a CDS encoding sensor histidine kinase, with product MQNDQDREVLFVIIPSIIIFFALSSAIVFFMLYFQKKKFQYAKEKGEMEKQYDEQLLQSRLEMQEQTFEMISEEIHDNVGQLLSLAKLQLSILEQKETSDKSLITEIKGNLGNALTDLRDIAKSLNTSRIQELSLLQAVEQELQRIGRAGVIVCKVEVTGNEQQIVEQKKIIIFRIVQESLQNILKHAQATTIDVGFDFSEQLNITIEDNGIGFSAGEKEKLETGLGLQNIVKRATLIMGEATISSVINNGTKITLTIPYV from the coding sequence ATGCAGAACGATCAAGACAGAGAAGTCCTCTTTGTAATTATACCCAGTATAATTATTTTTTTTGCACTGAGTAGTGCGATCGTTTTCTTTATGCTCTATTTTCAGAAAAAGAAATTCCAGTATGCAAAAGAAAAAGGAGAAATGGAAAAGCAATATGACGAGCAATTGTTACAATCGAGGCTCGAAATGCAGGAGCAAACATTTGAAATGATAAGTGAGGAAATACATGATAATGTTGGGCAGTTACTAAGTTTGGCTAAACTACAATTGAGCATTCTGGAGCAAAAAGAAACCAGTGATAAATCATTGATCACTGAAATTAAAGGAAATTTGGGCAATGCCCTTACTGATTTACGTGATATTGCAAAAAGCTTGAACACAAGCCGTATCCAGGAATTAAGTTTGTTGCAGGCGGTAGAACAGGAACTACAGCGCATAGGCAGGGCAGGGGTTATTGTTTGCAAGGTTGAGGTAACAGGTAACGAACAGCAGATTGTAGAACAGAAGAAGATTATCATCTTTCGGATTGTGCAGGAAAGTTTACAAAACATATTAAAGCATGCCCAAGCCACCACAATTGATGTTGGATTTGATTTTTCTGAACAGCTAAACATCACCATCGAGGATAATGGTATTGGTTTTAGTGCAGGTGAAAAAGAAAAACTGGAGACCGGCCTGGGGCTTCAGAATATTGTAAAACGCGCTACACTGATTATGGGAGAAGCTACAATCAGCAGCGTGATTAATAATGGAACTAAAATTACCTTAACTATTCCTTATGTCTGA
- a CDS encoding response regulator transcription factor yields MSDQIKNIALVDDHVLFRKGLAALISYFPSYNILFEAANGKDFIRQLKIYDVPDIVLLDINMPEMDGYSTASWLRTNHPEVNILALSTMDAETAIIKMITNGAKGYVLKDAEPEELKRAFDEVISKGYFYNDLVTRKVMQSLSSLATNSKISDFVKLTEREMEFLKYTCTEKTYNEIAAEMFVSPRTIDGYRNSLCEKLQLKSRTGLALYAVKHGIVKI; encoded by the coding sequence ATGTCTGACCAGATTAAAAATATAGCCCTAGTTGATGATCATGTTTTGTTTAGAAAAGGGTTGGCCGCTCTAATCAGCTATTTCCCGTCCTACAATATTTTATTTGAGGCTGCTAACGGAAAAGATTTTATCAGGCAGTTAAAAATATACGATGTACCTGATATTGTATTGCTTGATATCAACATGCCCGAAATGGATGGGTATAGCACGGCTTCGTGGCTGCGGACAAATCATCCGGAAGTAAACATACTTGCTTTGAGTACTATGGATGCAGAAACTGCTATTATTAAAATGATTACCAATGGCGCCAAAGGTTATGTGCTAAAAGATGCTGAACCTGAAGAACTTAAACGTGCTTTTGACGAGGTGATTAGTAAAGGGTATTTTTATAATGATCTTGTGACCAGGAAAGTCATGCAGTCGCTCAGTTCGTTAGCTACAAATTCGAAAATATCAGACTTCGTAAAACTTACCGAAAGGGAAATGGAGTTTCTCAAGTATACCTGTACTGAAAAAACGTATAATGAAATTGCAGCTGAAATGTTTGTGAGTCCGCGTACCATTGATGGGTATAGAAATTCTTTATGCGAAAAACTACAATTAAAAAGCCGGACAGGATTGGCTTTGTATGCGGTGAAGCATGGAATCGTTAAAATTTAG
- a CDS encoding UbiD family decarboxylase: MAYKSLAECVSDLEKHGHLIRIKEEVDPYLEMAAIHLRVYEKQGPALLFEKVKGSPFPAVSNLFGTLERSKFIFRDTLPKVQQLVSLRNDPIKALKNPFKYAGSAMSALSALPLKTPSAKNKFLKTSISQLPQIVNWPMDGGPFVTMPQVYTEDVDKPGVLNANLGMYRIQLGGNDYIQDKEIGLHYQIHRGIGVHQSKANALGQPLKVSVFVGGPPSHPLAAVMPLPEGLSEMTFAGALGDRRFRYFYDDEGFCISADADFIITGTVYPNENKPEGPFGDHLGYYSLTHTFPLMKVHNVYHKKDAIWSFTVVGRPPQEDTSFGALIHEITGSAIPQEIHGLKEVHAVDAAGVHPLLFAIGSERYTPYLKERRPQEILTIANHILGKNQLSLAKYLFISAKEDNQRLSTHHIKDFIKHILERIDLTRDIHFYTNTTIDTLDYSGDGLNSGSKVVIAAAGNQKRELWSHVPEELKLSEAFYQPKIAMPGVLVLAANKYLNPEKTAAEIAVLNMALIDQDLSGLPLIILADDAEFTAATIDNFVWVAFTRSNPAADIYGINDFTINKHWGCKGSMIIDARKKPHHAPELIKDGVVEAKIDEMGKEGGALFEVV, from the coding sequence ATGGCATACAAAAGTTTAGCAGAATGTGTTTCCGATCTTGAAAAGCACGGTCATTTAATCAGAATAAAAGAAGAAGTAGATCCTTATTTAGAAATGGCAGCCATCCATTTGAGGGTTTACGAAAAGCAAGGACCGGCACTGTTATTCGAAAAAGTTAAAGGAAGTCCTTTTCCTGCGGTTTCTAATCTGTTCGGAACTTTAGAAAGATCAAAATTCATTTTTAGAGATACTTTACCGAAAGTGCAGCAATTGGTTTCTTTGAGGAACGATCCTATAAAGGCGTTGAAAAATCCTTTTAAATATGCAGGTTCTGCAATGTCGGCTTTATCGGCTCTGCCTTTAAAAACACCGTCCGCGAAAAATAAGTTTTTGAAAACAAGCATCAGTCAGTTGCCGCAGATAGTAAACTGGCCTATGGATGGTGGTCCATTTGTTACCATGCCACAGGTTTATACCGAAGATGTAGATAAACCGGGTGTATTAAACGCCAATTTAGGGATGTACCGCATTCAGTTAGGCGGAAACGATTATATCCAGGATAAAGAAATTGGTTTGCACTACCAGATCCATAGGGGGATAGGCGTGCATCAATCGAAAGCGAATGCCCTCGGACAGCCTTTAAAAGTGAGTGTTTTTGTTGGAGGTCCGCCTTCTCATCCTTTGGCCGCAGTAATGCCATTGCCTGAAGGTTTGTCGGAAATGACTTTTGCTGGTGCTCTTGGCGACAGGCGTTTCCGTTATTTTTATGATGATGAAGGTTTCTGTATCTCTGCGGATGCCGATTTTATCATTACCGGCACCGTTTATCCCAACGAAAATAAACCAGAAGGGCCTTTTGGTGATCACCTTGGTTATTACAGTTTAACACATACTTTTCCTTTAATGAAAGTGCATAATGTGTACCATAAAAAAGATGCAATATGGTCGTTTACCGTGGTTGGTCGCCCGCCGCAGGAAGATACCAGTTTTGGCGCTTTGATTCATGAAATTACCGGTTCAGCCATTCCGCAGGAAATACACGGTTTAAAAGAGGTTCATGCGGTTGATGCCGCAGGTGTTCACCCTTTGCTTTTTGCCATTGGTAGCGAACGTTATACGCCATATTTAAAAGAAAGAAGACCACAGGAGATTTTGACTATTGCCAACCACATTCTGGGTAAAAACCAATTGAGTTTAGCCAAATACCTTTTTATATCGGCTAAAGAAGATAATCAGCGACTAAGTACGCATCATATTAAAGATTTCATCAAACATATATTAGAACGAATTGATTTAACAAGAGACATCCATTTTTATACCAACACCACCATTGATACGCTGGATTATAGTGGCGACGGATTAAACAGTGGTTCTAAAGTGGTAATTGCAGCCGCTGGCAATCAAAAAAGAGAATTGTGGAGCCATGTCCCTGAAGAACTCAAACTAAGTGAAGCTTTTTATCAGCCTAAAATTGCTATGCCAGGTGTTTTGGTTTTAGCGGCTAATAAATACCTGAATCCAGAGAAAACAGCTGCAGAAATTGCGGTGCTGAACATGGCCCTGATCGATCAGGATTTATCTGGTCTGCCTTTGATTATATTGGCAGATGATGCTGAGTTTACCGCTGCAACTATTGATAATTTTGTTTGGGTAGCTTTTACAAGGAGTAACCCGGCAGCAGATATTTATGGTATTAACGATTTTACGATCAACAAACATTGGGGCTGTAAGGGTTCGATGATTATTGATGCACGAAAAAAGCCCCACCACGCACCCGAATTGATTAAGGATGGAGTGGTAGAGGCTAAGATTGATGAAATGGGTAAGGAGGGTGGAGCGTTATTTGAGGTTGTATGA